The genomic region CGGGTGCCCCGCGAGTGCAAGCCTCAGTGGCAGCGATTAAAAAGGCTGTCGTAAGGAGCTACATTGACCCCGTGCGTGCACTCCAGCTCAGTATCCGGGATTTCGTGATTCGCGAGGTTGACGTAGAGTGGCATTTCCCCACCTTGCGCAACGTGGCGGCGTTCGCCACACCCGTTTCCGTTTCCACTGCAGCTCCGGCCAAGCTTGCTCTCAAGACACCCGTCGGGATCCAGCGTACCCTCCACGTTCCACATGACTCGAGCAGATCGTGACTTGGACCAGAGAGAGCAATTGCACTCACGCTGGAAGGCCGGCTCGTGGACATAAGAGAGAACCCCATCGGGGACGTCGAGATCCGCAATGTAAAAGTACTTGGTACACCACTCTATTAAGCGCTTACGCCGCCAACGCTCCGGGcgcacctcgccgtcgcagCCGCCAGGGCATGGGGAGCGGCGCACTGCCCCGAGGACTGCCGGGTCTTCGGGGTCGTCCACCTTGTCGTACATCCGGTGCCGCCGTGTCTCCTTCCAAGCCTCGCAAAGGCAAGTGAACTTGTCCTCCTGGTCGAGCCAGCAAACGACGTGTTGGTGCGTGTAGTATCGCACTGCATCGGGGGCCTCGGGGATCCCGAGATCGTAGTACTGATCGAAGACGAGCAAACCCGGGGCCAACGGTCCTCAGCTGTCCGTCAGGGGTGGGTCAGCGATTTGTTTTCCGTGGAGAATGATCTGTTGGAGAGGCGTCAACTCGTAGGGCGGACGCATTGGGGTTGATACCCAACGTGAGCTGCTGGGGGGGTTCATGAGGTAAAACGGGAATGGCGTGGTCGAGAAGGGCCAATGCGTCGAGTCAGACACCGCAAATTATGCGAGAGTGAGGATGGAAAGTTGGAGTGAAGAGAATGTGTAAGTtgttgatgaggatgatgtGGACTTTGAGCCAAAGGTCAACGATGCCACAGTGCGTTATAGCGGTATGGTAAACCAACAGGCGCCCCGGCCAAGAACGTGGATGCCAGGAACGGCCTGGGTGGTTGCTTGTCACATTCAGATCGAATGACGGGCACAGAACGCATCATAGGGCTATGGGGAGCTGTTACTGGAGTAGCGGACGAGGGACAGCAAGGCCTTGTGGCTCCAAGACGGCCTCAAGACAACCAACTGCTGGGCACCATGGGCTGTAAGTTTGTGCCAGTACACCGTCGGTATTGCAAGGTAGGAGCGCATCGCCAGCAGATGCCACGGTAAGGCTCGCACCAACTCGAGGGAGAGTGCTCTGTTTCGACGGCGTGCGGGGCGAATTTGCAGGAGACGCTTTTGACGTAGCCCGTAGTTGGGCTCTTCGCAACTCGCATAACCTGCTCTCTACCCAACAGCATGTCAGTCGTTGTAGAGTGCGCGTTGTGGCTCAGTGTTCGTTGATCATTGAGGGCAGATTTCGTGGTGGCAGATACCATTTGGCCGTTGTCACGTGACGCAgcctccctccacccaccactCGCCGCTGACCAACGTCGCCCCAATCCGCTTCTCTCCATATCTCCATCTTCCAactccatctccatcagACCATGTTCCAGACACGATCTCTCGCTACCGCAGCGCGCAGCGTGCGTGCTTTCGCTGCGCGGCCTATCACGCGTTCCCTTCCTCCGATGTCGTTGGCTCCTCTCGCCACTCGCGTGAGATATgcctccagcgccgcctccatgtcctcgtcagCGCCCCACCTTCCACCGatcccctcctcccccaaGATCACTgtgacgccgccgtcacTGGACGCAATTCTCGAGGAGGGGTTCATGGACGACGCAAAGCTTGTGCCCGAAAACGAGGCGCGGATCAACATCACCCCTGAGGCGATCAggcagctcgcgcagctcgcggctAACGAACCGCCAGACACGACTCTTGCGCTGCGCGTCGGAGTCGATTCGGGAGGGTGCCATGGGTACCAGTACATTATGGagctggtggaggagaagggggtTGATGACTAGTGAGTGTGGTCGGAAATGGTGAGAAGGAATAGGGAAAACAGCCGTGGTAGGGAaagtgggagggggaaggtgatggAGGGATTGGCAGGCGAttgctgacaccagcgtcATGCAGGCTGAGGGCGCGGtgcccgtcctcgtcgacctcatgTCCCTCGGAATGCTCAAAGGTATGTCCGCTGTTTAGTCCAAGGGCCTTTGGTAACACCAGGCGCGACACTGCACTACGCGACCGAGCTCATCGGCTCGTCCTTCCGCCTACAGGACAACCcgcaggccaaggagggTGGCAActgtggctgtggcgtGAGCTGGGAGGCGATCTAGTGCTCGGCTGTGATGTATCCATGTATCTGTGACGTGACCAATGCATGAGCGGTGACTACATTATGATGCGTAAGATAGTGATACTGAGCAGTGTGGTGATTGTGCTGTCGATACAGTGTGTCTATTTTGTAAGTGGGGTTTGCCTCTCCCTCATTGTCCCTGCCAACACCATCCTCCTTCTACAACTGTCCCTCAAGCTCCCAGCTCACACCACATCCGCAGTTTCCGCCATCCTTCGCCTGAGGGTTGTGGGCAATGCGGAAGGAGCTCCCAATGAGTTCAGTCGCGTAGTCCAACGTCGCGTTCTTCAACAGGCGGAGTgacgcgaggtcgacaacGACAGGGATCGAGCCGGCCGAGAAGACGTAATCGtcaccgcctcgctcctccGTCAGCTCCATCTTGTACTGGTACCCATGGCACCCGCCACTGTCGACGCCAACACGGAAAGCCAGCTGTGACCCCGGCTTCTCGCCTTCCCCAATCTTCGCCAATTGGGCGGCCGCTGAAGGGGTTAGGCGCAGCATGGCTTCGTCCTCCGGCAACAGAgtgacgtcgtcatcgtaATAGCCTTCCTCCTGGATCGCAGCTAGGGAAGGTGGCGTGACAGTCACCGGCACCGCCTTTGGGAGCGGAGGATGCGCTTTCAAGCTCGGCAGACTGTCCTTGTCGGGGAGGATGCCGACTTCCTTCTGGCTCGCAGGGGATGTTGTGAACACGCGCGCAAGAGGCGCACTCATCGTGCGAGGCGCAGTTGGCCGGGTGGGGCTCGCCATGGGCGACGGCGGATGCGTGTTGGTCGACGGGATGGGGTGGGTCGCGCCATGCGACCCAGCAGCTGGCACTGCCCCAGCGCCGCCAGGTACAGGCGACTGGCCCGCCGCAGCATCCTTCTTGGGATGCACCACCGCCCTGATCTTCAACACCGGTGCGCGCTTGAGACCCAGCAGGTTGCGGTGAAGAAGGTGAGGACGAAAGAGGCGGTCCCAGATTGAT from Cutaneotrichosporon cavernicola HIS019 DNA, chromosome: 2 harbors:
- the ISA2 gene encoding uncharacterized protein (Iron-sulphur cluster biosynthesis) — encoded protein: MFQTRSLATAARSVRAFAARPITRSLPPMSLAPLATRVRYASSAASMSSSAPHLPPIPSSPKITVTPPSLDAILEEGFMDDAKLVPENEARINITPEAIRQLAQLAANEPPDTTLALRVGVDSGGCHGYQYIMELVEEKGVDDYVMQAEGAVPVLVDLMSLGMLKGATLHYATELIGSSFRLQDNPQAKEGGNCGCGVSWEAI